One stretch of Gopherus flavomarginatus isolate rGopFla2 chromosome 2, rGopFla2.mat.asm, whole genome shotgun sequence DNA includes these proteins:
- the PP2D1 gene encoding protein phosphatase 2C-like domain-containing protein 1, which yields MTWEPNLQSTSKTADFELYRHKEDQAEDNSRFWKVGSGDIPVLCSICQQTIYPHQLFYHKKEHKALALLGYHRPWIETDTNKLLLQRQKVISKLIKLSKYTERDKQKIDCSLELFKNKSKDTSYFNVDNIADSSGYLKRVSNSLIKALAVCQDKNSTWRADMEDIFIVLDNFGNRSDTCFLGLFDGYHGVFAAETVSAELPLLFLDQLSHTDSSYKVSRNEEQILDSFVTVIKGNYRDQEKVFSGKTDSDKTTKPNTYEWIHKAYAKSFWRMDRLLQLGRNEVSKVRWSSCTAVTCLVERISNEKSIKEQEPTMLLETNTNNSANPSESSTGILHIANIGNIHAVLCKNGKSYCLTKEHSTSNSKERDRILQNGGNISTNEPKGLVEGLIRATRGLGHHGDPKLKKSVIPVPHTISVPTDDSCQFLILASNGLWEVLDKNEVVILTLRMFTSYLEMYVQQEDISMHRYQYSVVPYKDYLCSSMDINDLEDRIQLWYFNKEAFLQNQHEGTLKQYNKKSCSCNRRDSQNENRMQPGSNKESSEEVQQLEDHVKQADTKACLSNNHGTCSQHTEIIQSASGSQEGFEELKQFDDDTKTYLSNNRGSHSQIASKGEINSATFYDSAANYISKQLVKTALAAGSRDNITILVALLNGCDKIPNYIQNV from the exons ATGACATGGGAACCAAATTTACAAAGTACCTCAAAAACAGCTGACTTTGAACTCTACAGACATAAGGAAGATCAGGCTGAGGACAACAGTAGGTTCTGGAAAGTAGGTTCTGGGGATATTCCAGTTCTTTGTTCAATATGTCAACAAACAATATACCCACATCAACTTTTTTATCATAAAAAAGAGCACAAAGCCCTAGCTCTGCTGGGTTATCATCGTCCATGGATTGAAACGGACACCAACAAACTTTTACTTCAGCGACAGAAAGTAATTTCAAAACTGATCAAGCTTTCTAAATACACTGAAAGAGACAAACAGAAAATTGATTGTTCATTAGAGCTATTTAAGAATAAGTCAAAGGACACCTCATATTTTAATGTTGATAATATTGCTGACAGTTCTGGATACCTCAAGAGAGTAAGCAACTCTCTAATAAAAGCATTAGCAGTTTGCCAAGACAAAAATTCAACATGGCGAGCAGATATGGAAGATATATTCATTGTGCTAGATAATTTTGGAAATAGGTCAGATACGTGTTTTTTGGGCTTATTCGATGGCTATCATGGTGTGTTTGCTGCTGAGACAGTTTCAGCAGAGCTCCCACTTTTATTTCTTGACCAACTGTCTCACACTGATTCCTCTTACAAAGTGAGTAGAAATGAGGAACAGATCCTAGATTCTTTTGTCACAGTAATCAAGGGAAATTACAGGGATCAGGAAAAGGTTTTCTCTGGTAAAACAGACAGTGATAAGACAACCAAGCCCAACACTTATGAATGGATTCACAAAGCATATGCAAAGTCTTTTTGGAGAATGGACAGACTTTTACAACTTGGAAGGAATGAGGTTTCCAAAGTTCGCTGGAGTAGCTGTACAGCTGTTACCTGTTTAGTGGAAAGGATCAGTAATGAAAAGAGCATCAAGGAACAAGAGCCGACAATGCTGCTTGAAACCAACACTAATAATTCAGCAAATCCATCCGAAAGCAGTACTGGGATACTGCATATTGCTAATATTG GTAATATACATGCAGTCTTATGCAAAAATGGAAAAAGCTACTGCCTTACCAAAGAACACAGCACTTCTAATTCCAAGGAAAGAGACCGTATACTTCAGAATGGTGGAAACATCAGCACAAATGAACCAAAAGGACTAGTTGAAGGGCTCATCAGAGCTACTCGTGGCCTTGGACATCACGGAGATCCAAAGCTGAAAAAATCTGTTATTCCTGTACCACATACCATATCTGTCCCTACAGATGATTCATGTCAATTCCTTATTTTAGCTTCTAATGGGCTTTGGGAAGTTCTGGATAAAAATGAAGTGGTTATATTAACTCTAAGAATGTTCACCTCTTATTTGGAAATGTATGTCcagcaagaagatatttctaTGCACAGATATCAGTATTCAGTAGTTCCCTATAAAGACTATTTATGTAGTTCAATGGATATTAATGACCTAGAAGACAGAATCCAATTATGGTATTTTAATAAAGAAGCTTTCCTCCAGAATCAACATGAAGGCACTCTGAAACAATATAATAAAAAATCATGCTCATGTAACAGAAGAGATTCGCAAAATGAAAACAGGATGCAGCCAGGCTCTAACAAAGAGAGTTCTGAAGAAGTGCAGCAGTTAGAGGATCACGTAAAACAAGCTGATACCAAAGCTTGTCTGTCTAATAATCATGGAACATGTTCACAACACACAGAGATAATCCAGTCAGCCTCTGGCAGTCAAGAAGGTTTTGAAGAATTGAAACAGTTTGACGATGATACAAAAACATATCTGTCTAATAATCGTGGATCACATTCACAAATTGCCAGCAAAGGAGAAATAAACTCGGCAACATTCTATGACAGTGCAGCAAATTACATTAGTAAACAACTGGTAAAAACTGCATTAGCAGCAGGTTCTCGAGATAATATTACTATTTTGGTTGCACTTCTAAATGGATGTGATAAGATACCTAATTATATTCAAAATGTGTAA